CACCGAAGAAAGCGTGAAAACCCATCGTGGCCAGCAGCAGCAGCAGCCGCATCGGGTAGGGCGCACGCCGGGGCAACGGGTCGGTTCCGAGCATGGTCAGCACAAAGATGTAGCCGGTGAGGGCGAAATGCAGGTTCATCAGCTCGTGACCCACGTGGTCGCGCATCGCGTAACCAAACGCATCCGAGTAGTAGAACAACACGATCGAACCGGCAAAGTTGGCGGCGGCGAACAGCGGATGCGTCACGAGCTGGGAGAACTTCGAATGGATGAAGATAAGCAGCCACTCGCGCGGGCCGCGGGAGCTGTCCCGTCGCGGCGTCAGCGCACGCAGTGCCAACGTTATGGGGGCCCCGAGGACCAGGAAGATGGGAACCACCATGGTCAGTGCCATGTGGTCCACCATGTGCGCGGAGAACATCACCCGGCCGTAGACGGCTGGCGGGCCGGAAGTCACATAGCTCAAGAGCACAAGCCCGATCACCCAATTGACTGCCCGGAACCAGGACCAGGAATCCCCACGCCGGCGGATTTTCCGCAGGCCCAGGATGTAGGCGGCGAGGCCAAAGGCCGCCGCAGTGAGCCACAGCCAGTCAGGACGCCACTCTGTCAGCCAGCGCTCCGGGGTGAGCTCCGGTGGCAGTTCGTAGCCGGACAGAATGAAGGCCGGCGAGGCGGCCGGCAACAGGGCCGGATCTTGCGGCGGTGCCGATCGGCCAAGCGCGACGGCGATGCCCGATGTCGCGCCCATGATCAGCAGCTCAGCCACCACAAGCTGCCAGAGCACACGACGGGCGGACAGGCCGCCGGCGTGGCTACCGAGCTGCGGGATCACCCACCGCCGGTGCATTAGTCCGATGCCGCCAAGGACCAGGGTGGCCGCTGCCTTGGCCAGGATCAACTGCCCATAGGAAGAACCGAGGAGATTGTTCCAGGACGTGAGGCGGATGCTGGCGTTGATCACCCCGGAGGCGAAGACCATGATGAAGGCGAAGCCCGCCAGTGCGGAGAAGCGCCTGAGCGTCGGCTCGGTGATGTCCCGGCGGCCACCGGCCGCCCGCTCCGCCGTTGTGCCGCCCAGCACGCCGGAGAGCAAGGCCAGGGTGATGATGCCCCCCACCCAGGCCGAGACCCCAACCAGATGCAGCCCGAGCGAGTTAATGGCACCTTCATGATCAGCCGAACTGGCGGAGTGGCCGATCAGCGCCGATGGGACGAGCCCGACCAGCGAGAGAACCAGGGTTGCCGCCAGTCCTCCCATCGAGCGGACGCCGAAGAGCGCAGTGGTGACCACGGCTGCGATGATGACAACGGCCAGCCAGGCGCGGCCGGTTTCGATGTCCGTCATAAAGTAGACCAAAGAGCGGGTGAATTCCGGATCACCGGAGATCGGTTGGCCGGCGATGTCCGAGTAGCTCATTACGAGCACGGCAACCGCTGACAATGTCCAGAGGGCCCCCGCGGCGGCGGCGACAGCCAGCGCGCGGCTGAAGGCAGGATGCTCCGGGGCGTCCGGTGCCTTGGAACGGGACCCGGCGAAGGACCGCGGCAGGACGCCGACGGCGAACAGCAATCCGCCGATCACGGTGGCAAGCGAGACGTTATGCACTGCCTTGCTGACCGGCAGGCCCCAGCGCACCATGGCGCCCGGGTCGGAGACCGACCGCGCTGCAGCGGCGCCGGAGAACAGCAGGGCCGCCACAAGGCCGAGGAACAACGCGGCGAGTCCGGCGTACAGCCAACCCCTGGAGACAGCTGCAGGGCCCGCAACAGCACTTCGCGCTCCCCCCGTAGGGGCAGGAGCGGCGGCGGCGGGGCGGGGTTTTGCTGCGGAAGGCACAGCTCCATTGTCCGCTACGCCCCGCCTGCTCACCGAATCGAGCGCCGTCCCAGCCGCCTCGGTATGGCCGCCGGAGCCGGGCCCCAAGGAAAAAGGAGCGGCGACCCAATGGGTCGCCGCTCCTTTTAAGCCTTTATGGAAAGCTACTTCTTCTTGGAAACCGCAGCCTTCAGCTTGGAGCCGGCGGTCAGCTTGACGCTGTGGCCCGCGGCGATCTGGATGGTCTCGCCCGTCTGCGGGTTGCGGCCGGTGCGAGCGGCACGGTCGGTGCGCTCAACTGCAAGCCAGCCCGGGATGGTGATCTTCTCGCCGGCGGCGACAGAGGTCTCGAAGACCTCGAACAATGCATCCAGCACGGAGTTGACGGCTGCCTGGCTGGTGCCGGCCTTGCCTGCTACCTCTGCAACAAGTTCACTACGGTTCTTAGCCATTTATGTCCTCCTGGACGGTCATGATTTTTGGAGCCTGCACACGGCATGCGCACAAGCCACTGTTCGAAAACTTACCAGCTTGCCGCGGTCGAGGCGGCAAATTCCGCGTGTTTTCGGCCTTTTTTGAGGAAAAAACCCGGAATCAGGGCCTTTCCGACCCCGATTTCGCCAACAACGGCCCACGCCGTCGAGCTCCTGGCGTGGATTGATGGGCGGCGGTTTCCCCGCTGAGCCGGGTGGGGTTCCCGGTGGGGGTGTTTTTGGGTGGGGTGTTAAATGCGGGAGGACCCCCAACGTGGTTGGGGGTCCTCGACCGTGTAATGATGTTCCGGCGGTGACCTACTCTCCCACACCCTCCCGGGTGCAGTACCATCGGCGCTGTGGGTCTTAGCTTCCGGGTTCGGAATGGGACCGGGCGTTTCCCCCACGCTATGACCGCCGTAACTTTGTGTCCGCACCGTTCCGCGCCTGGGCGTGGTGGTGGGAAATCTGTGGTTACAACTGTGGTGTTGTTGTGTTGTTGTGTTTTTGTTCCTCACGCAACGGGTTTGTTGGTTGGGAACCACATAGTGGACGCAAGCAGTCTTGTTATCTTTGTACCACCCTTGATGGGCAAACCTCTTTTGAAGGATTGGTTTGTCCAGGTGGTGTGTGGTGTAAGTTATCGGCCTATTAGTACCGGTCAGCTTCACGAGTCGTTAGTCCTCGCTTCCACATCCGGCCTATCAACCCAGTGGTCTGGCTGGGGGCCTCTCACACACAAGGTGTATGGAAATCTCATCTCGAAGCGAGCTTCCCGCTTAGATGCTTTCAGCGGTTATCCCATCCGAACGTAGCTAATCAGCGGTGCACTTGGCAGTACAACTGACACACCAGAGGTTCGTCCGTCCCGGTCCTCTCGTACTAAGGACAGCCCTTCTCAAATTTCCTGCGCGCGCAGCGGATAGGGACCGAACTGTCTCACGACGTTCTAAACCCAGCTCGCGTACCGCTTTAATGGGCGAACAGCCCAACCCTTGGGACCTACTCCAGCCCCAGGATGCGACGAGCCGACATCGAGGTGCCAAACCATGCCGTCGATATGGACTCTTGGGCAAGATCAGCCTGTTATCCCCGAGGTACCTTTTATCCGTTGAGCGACGGCCATTCCACAATGTACCGCCGGATCACTAGTCCCGACTTTCGTCCCTGCTCGAGATGTCTCTCTCACAGTCAAGCTCCCTTGTGCACTTACACTCGACACCTGATTGCCAACCAGGCTGAGGGAACCTTTGGGCGCCTCCGTTACTTTTTAGGAGGCAACCGCCCCAGTTAAACTACCCATCAGGCACTGTCCCTGACCCGGATTACGGGCCGAAGTTAGATGTCCAAAGTGACCAGAGTGGTATTTCAACGATGACTCCACCCGAACTGGCGTCCGGGCTTCAACGTCTCCCACCTATCCTACACAAGCCACTCCGAACACCAATACCAAACTATAGTAAAGGTCTCGGGGTCTTTCCGTCCTGCTGCGCGTAACGAGCATCTTTACTCGTACTGCAATTTCGCCGAGTTTATGGTTGAGACAGCGGGGAAGTCGTTACTCCATTCGTGCAGGTCGGAACTTACCCGACAAGGAATTTCGCTACCTTAGGATGGTTATAGTTACCACCGCCGTTTACTGGGGCTTGAATTCTCAGCTTCGCCTTGCGGCTAACCGGTCCTCTTAACCTTCCAGCACCGGGCAGGAGTCAGTCCGTATACATCGTCTTGCGACTTCGCACGGACCTGTGTTTTTAGTAAACAGTCGCTTCCCCCTGGTCTCTGCGGCCCCTGCACGCTCCGGACAGCTTGTGTCCATCACGATGGGGGCCCCCCTTCTCCCGAAGTTACGGGGGCATTTTGCCGAGTTCCTTAACCATAATTCTCTCGATCGCCTTAGTATTCTCTACCTGATCACCTGTGTCGGTTTGGGGTACGGGCGGCTAAAACCTCGCGTCGATGCTTTTCTAGGCAGCATAGGATCACCGAATCCCCCCTTACGGGAGTCCCATCGGATCTCAGGCATCATGAACGGCGGATTTGCCTACCGTTCGCCCTACATCCTTAGACCGGGACAACCATCGCCCGGCTCGGCTACCTTCCTGCGTCACACCTGTTAATACGCTTGCCTCCCAGGATCAGGTCCCGCGCTCCACCAAAACCCTTCACCCACAAGGGGTGTCAGGCAGGTCTCGGGCAGTTAGTATCCCCTGTTCAACATGGACGGTTTTTCGCCGGTACGGGAATATCAACCCGTTGTCCATCGACTACGCCTGTCGGCCTCGCCTTAGGTCCCGACTTACCCAGGGCAGATTAGCTTGACCCTGGAACCCTTGATCATTCGGCGGACGGGTTTCTCACCCGTCTTTCGCTACTCATGCCTGCATTCTCACTCGTGTAGGCTCCACCGCTGGTTTACACCGCGACTTCACTGCCCACACGACGCTCCCCTACCACTCCAGACGCCTGAACCAACCCACAAGGGGCGGCTTAGCTAATATCTGAAATCCACAACTTCGGCGGTGTACTTGAGCCCCGCTACATTGTCGGCGCGGAATCACTTGACCAGTGAGCTATTACGCACTCTTTTAAGGATGGCTGCTTCTAAGCCAACCTCCTGGTTGTCTTCGCAACTCCACATCCTTTCCCACTTAGCACACGCTTAGGGGCCTTAGTTGGTGGTCTGGGCTGTTTCCCTCTCGACTATGAAGCTTATCCCCCACAGTCTCACTGCTGCGCTCTCACTTACCGGCATTCGGAGTTTGGCTGACGTCAGTAACCTTGTAGGGCCCATTAGCCATCCAGTAGCTCTACCTCCGGTAAGAAACACGCAACGCTGCACCTAAATGCATTTCGGGGAGAACCAGCTATCACGAAGTTTGATTGGCCTTTCACCCCTACCCACAGCTCATCCCCTCCATTTTCAACTGAAGTGGGTTCGGTCCTCCACGACGTCTTACCGTCGCTTCAACCTGGCCATGGGTAGATCACTTCGCTTCGGGTCTAGATCACGCCACTGCAACGCCCTATTCAGACTCGCTTTCGCTACGGCTTCCCCACACGGGTTAACCTCGCGACGTAACACTAACTCGCAGGCTCATTCTTCAAAAGGCACGCCGTCACCAGAATCAGACTGGCTCCGACGGATTGTAAGCACACGGTTTCAGGTACTGTTTCACTCCCCTCCCGGGGTACTTTTCACCTTTCCCTCACGGTACTGGTCCGCTATCGGTCATTAGGGAGTATTTAGGCTTATCAGGTGGTCCTGACAGATTCACACGGGATTTCTCGGGCCCCGTGCTACTTGGGATACTCCCCGGGCGGTGCACAACATTTCGGTTACGGGGCTCACACCCTCTCTGGCCGGCCTTTCAAGACCGTTCACCTATGCCTGCACTACACACCCCACTGTCCCGGCAGAGACAGAATGGGAAGTCCCACAACCCCGACCATGCAACGCCCGCCGGCTATCACACATGGAACGGTTTAGCCTGATCCGCGTTCGCTCGCCACTACTGACGGAATCACTATTGTTTTCTCTTCCTGCGGGTACTGAGATGTTTCACTTCCCCGCGTTCCCTCCACGCACCCTATGTGTTCAGATGCGGGTCACCAGGCAACTCGCGCCCCTGGCGGGGTTTCCCCATTCGGACACCCTGGGATCACAGTCCGGTTATCGACTCCCCCAGGCTTATCGCAGATTCCTACGTCCTTCTTCGGCTCCTAATGCCAAGGCATCCACCGTGTGCTCTTAAAAACTTGACCACAAAAGATCAAAAACGCTAATTTTCGAGAGAACCACGAAAACCAACCCACACACCCAAAGGCGCCCAGGTCAGATCCAGGTTCATATTCTTGGAAATTGCTTCTTATAAAAGATGCTCGCGTCCACTATGTAGTTCTCAAACAACAACCCCGTACCACACACCCCACACGCAACCCCCACAAAGGGACCAAACCGTGCGATCGATGCAGCCAGGAACAACCAGAAACACCAGCACCGGACACCACAGCGAAAACCGCGGAACCCGGCCCCTGTTGCCTCAGGACCCAACAGTGTGCCAAACACTAAACCACCAGCACCCCCCGCACACCGTTCCAGGAACCACACAAGTGCAGAACCGTACTAAGTGCCGCAGGAAAAACCAGCGGCCGCTACTTGTTGATATTCCACCCGTGAGCACCCGCCGCAGAACTAGCGTCTGCGCAACGGGCGTACTCCTGACAACCCCTCCACACTCACATACATGAGGCAAGGTGACTGTAGGTGCTCCTTAGAAAGGAGGTGATCCAGCCGCACCTTCCGGTACGGCTACCTTGTTACGACTTAGTCCCAATCGCCAGTCCCACCTTCGACAGCTCCCTCCCACAAGGGGTTAGGCCACCGGCTTCGGGTGTTACCAACTTTCGTGACTTGACGGGCGGTGTGTACAAGGCCCGGGAACGTATTCACCGCAGCGTTGCTGATCTGCGATTACTAGCGACTCCGACTTCATGGGGTCGAGTTGCAGACCCCAATCCGAACTGAGACCGGCTTTTTGGGATTAGCTCCACCTCACAGTATCGCAACCCTTTGTACCGGCCATTGTAGCATGCGTGAAGCCCAAGACATAAGGGGCATGATGATTTGACGTCGTCCCCACCTTCCTCCGAGTTGACCCCGGCAGTCTCCTATGAGTCCCCGCCATCACGCGCTGGCAACATAGAACGAGGGTTGCGCTCGTTGCGGGACTTAACCCAACATCTCACGACACGAGCTGACGACAACCATGCACCACCTGTAAACCGACCGCAAGCGGGGCACCTGTTTCCAGGTATTACCGGTTCATGTCAAGCCTTGGTAAGGTTCTTCGCGTTGCATCGAATTAATCCGCATGCTCCGCCGCTTGTGCGGGCCCCCGTCAATTCCTTTGAGTTTTAGCCTTGCGGCCGTACTCCCCAGGCGGGGCACTTAATGCGTTAGCTACGGCGCGGAAAACGTGGAATGTCCCCCACACCTAGTGCCCAACGTTTACGGCATGGACTACCAGGGTATCTAATCCTGTTCGCTCCCCATGCTTTCGCTCCTCAGCGTCAGTTAATGCCCAGAGACCTGCCTTCGCCATCGGTGTTCCTCCTGATATCTGCGCATTTCACCGCTACACCAGGAATTCCAGTCTCCCCTACATCACTCTAGTCTGCCCGTACCCACCGCAGATCCGGAGTTGAGCCCCGGACTTTCACGGCAGACGCGACAAACCGCCTACGAGCTCTTTACGCCCAATAATTCCGGATAACGCTTGCGCCCTACGTATTACCGCGGCTGCTGGCACGTAGTTAGCCGGCGCTTCTTCTGCAGGTACCGTCACTTTCGCTTCTTCCCTACTGAAAGAGGTTTACAACCCGAAGGCCGTCATCCCTCACGCGGCGTCGCTGCATCAGGCTTTCGCCCATTGTGCAATATTCCCCACTGCTGCCTCCCGTAGGAGTCTGGGCCGTGTCTCAGTCCCAGTGTGGCCGGTCACCCTCTCAGGCCGGCTACCCGTCGTCGCCTTGGTGAGCCATTACCTCACCAACAAGCTGATAGGCCGCGAGTCCATCCAAAACCACAATAAAGCTTTCCACCCCCCACCATGCGATGAGGAGTCATATCCGGTATTAGACCCAGTTTCCCAGGCTTATCCCAGAGTTAAGGGCAGGTTACTCACGTGTTACTCACCCGTTCGCCACTAATCCCCCAGCAAGCTGGGATCATCGTTCGACTTGCATGTGTTAAGCACGCCGCCAGCGTTCATCCTGAGCCAGGATCAAACTCTCCGTTGAAGTAAAACAGACACAACCAACACCCCCGGGAAAACGGGACGCATCAGCTGCACAAAATTTGAAACCAGCTGTAAAAACCAGACCCCACCACGGGGTGGCGGACCTGATCAATTCAACCAATTCAATACAATAAATTGGTATCAACAAACTTGGCACACTATTGAGTTCTCAAACAACAGACACACCCGGCACCACCACAACCAAAACAGCCATGGATCGCTCCGGAGCAACTTTTCAAACTTACCCGAACCCGGAACCCTTTGCAAATCAGCAATCCTGCGATCCACAAACACTCCGGAAGGTCCCCACCCGCAACACGCACTCAAAAGAGCGCCATATTCACAGGCCGTTTATCAGGGGGTCGGTCGCAAACTCTCCGCAACAGCGGCGGCGACTCGAATTACTTTACACGCCACCAGACCCCCACACAAATCCACCCCCCACACCACCCCCACACCCCCAAAAACCCCGCCACCACACCAAAAACAGACGCCCCGCCAGGGGCCAACAGCCCACCTCGGCCAAACCCGCTACCTGTGTGCTCCGTCACCTCAAACCGGGGCACCTGCAGTTACGATCAGGAGATGATGGCAGAACACCGGCGCCAAGGACCAGGCATGCTCCATCGTCGTGTGTCCGGACCGGCCGCCAGTGGCCTCTCCCGTGGCGACGTAGCCTCCCGGATGAGCAGCGGCCTCGACAACCGTCTGCCGGACGCAACCAGCCGCAGCCTCTGGGAAATCGTCCGCGCAAACGTGCTGACCCTTTTCAATGCGATCGTGGGCACAAGCTTTATTCTCCTGCTCCTGCTGGGGAGCTGGCAGGACGCTCTTTTTGGGCTGGCTGCTGCCGGCAACGCCGTCATCGGTGTTGTGCAGGAGTATCGCGCCAAACGGTCCCTGGACCGCCTTGCCGTCCTCGAGGCCCCCCTGGCCCGGGTACTGCGCGACGGTACGGTGCAGGAGATCCCGACTGCCGACGTCGTACTTGACGATGTCCTGGTCCTGCGGGCCGGCGACCAGGTCACAGCCGATGCGTCAGTCCTTGAGAGCGGGGGGCTGGAGTCCGATGAATCCCTTCTCACCGGGGAGTCGGACCCCGTGGACAAGGATGCGGGGACTGAAGTACTCTCCGGCTCGATCATTGTCGCCGGACGCGGCACGGCGCGGGTGGTCCGGGTGGGCGCTGAGTCCTTTTCCAGCAGGCTCGCCGCCGATGCGAAGCGGTTCTCGCTGGTCAACTCTGAGATCCGCAACAGCCTCAACCGGATCCTGCGCTGGCTGACCTGGGCGCTGCTGCCGGTTGCCCTCATCGTTGCCAACGGTGAAATGCAGTCGAGGGGCGGCTGGGAAGCCGCCATCGCCAGTGGGGCCTGGACCTCCGCCCTGGTGGGGGTGATCGCGAGTGTCATCGCCATGGTTCCGCTGGGACTGGTGCTGCTCTCGAGCGTTGCTTTCGCCGTCGGCGGCGTCCGGATGGCGGGCAACAAGGTTCTTATCCAGGAACTGGCCGCGGTCGAGGGCCTGGCGCGCGTTGATGTCCTCTGCCTGGACAAGACCGGGACACTCACCGAAGGCAGCATCATCTTCGACGGCGTTCACGAGCTGGCCGGATCCGCTGAACCCGGGTGGGAGCACGCCCTGGGCTGGTTCGCTGCGGATCCGGAGGCAAACGCGACGTCGCGCTGCCTGGAGTCGGATTTTGAGCACAACGGCGGAACGCCGGCGGTCTCGTCGGTCCCGTTCTCTTCCGCACGGAAGTGGAGTTCCGTGACGTTCGACGGCGGAGGGACAAGCCCGTGCTCCTGGATCCTGGGCGCCCCGGAAATTGTGCTGGCCGACAGCTCCGGCGGCGGCAGCGCGGCGCCGTCGACCGAGGACGCCCTGGGCAAGGCCGGACGGCTCGCCGCTTCCGGGTTGCGGACCGTCGTCCTGGCTTACGCGGACGGCACCGCCATGACTGCCAAGGACGCAACACTGCCGGCACGGGTGAAACCCGTCGTTGTGCTCACGTTTCGGGAACAGATCCGCGCCGATGCCCGACAGACGCTGGACTACTTCCGCAACGAGGGTGTTGAACTGAAGATCATCTCGGGGGACGATCCCCGGACGGTCGCTGCGATTGCGCGCTCCGTGGGCCTGGACGTCGGGGAGGGCTACGATGCCCGGCAGCTCCCCGACCACCCGGCGCTGCTGGAAGAGGTCATGGAGGGCAATAACGTCTTCGGCCGGGTCAGTCCGAAGCAGAAAAAGGATATGGTGGCAGCACTTCAGCGCCGCGGCCATACAGTCGCGATGACCGGCGACGGTGTCAACGACGTGCTGGCGCTAAAAGAGGCAGACCTTGGCATAGCAATGAACTCCGCCGCGCCTGCCACAAAGGCCGTGGCCCGGCTGGTGCTGCTGGACGGACGCTTCGACCGGCTGCCCGGTGTGGTGGCCGAGGGCCGCCGGGTGATCGCCAACGTTGAGCGTGTGTCGAAGTTGTTCCTCAGCAAGACGGCCTATTCGATCGCGATCGCGGTCGGCTTCGGCCTCCTTAATCTGCAGTTTCCCTTCCTGCCGCGACAACTGTCTTTCACCGACGGCCTCACGATC
This genomic window from Arthrobacter sp. EM1 contains:
- a CDS encoding HU family DNA-binding protein — protein: MAKNRSELVAEVAGKAGTSQAAVNSVLDALFEVFETSVAAGEKITIPGWLAVERTDRAARTGRNPQTGETIQIAAGHSVKLTAGSKLKAAVSKKK
- a CDS encoding HAD-IC family P-type ATPase; this encodes MLHRRVSGPAASGLSRGDVASRMSSGLDNRLPDATSRSLWEIVRANVLTLFNAIVGTSFILLLLLGSWQDALFGLAAAGNAVIGVVQEYRAKRSLDRLAVLEAPLARVLRDGTVQEIPTADVVLDDVLVLRAGDQVTADASVLESGGLESDESLLTGESDPVDKDAGTEVLSGSIIVAGRGTARVVRVGAESFSSRLAADAKRFSLVNSEIRNSLNRILRWLTWALLPVALIVANGEMQSRGGWEAAIASGAWTSALVGVIASVIAMVPLGLVLLSSVAFAVGGVRMAGNKVLIQELAAVEGLARVDVLCLDKTGTLTEGSIIFDGVHELAGSAEPGWEHALGWFAADPEANATSRCLESDFEHNGGTPAVSSVPFSSARKWSSVTFDGGGTSPCSWILGAPEIVLADSSGGGSAAPSTEDALGKAGRLAASGLRTVVLAYADGTAMTAKDATLPARVKPVVVLTFREQIRADARQTLDYFRNEGVELKIISGDDPRTVAAIARSVGLDVGEGYDARQLPDHPALLEEVMEGNNVFGRVSPKQKKDMVAALQRRGHTVAMTGDGVNDVLALKEADLGIAMNSAAPATKAVARLVLLDGRFDRLPGVVAEGRRVIANVERVSKLFLSKTAYSIAIAVGFGLLNLQFPFLPRQLSFTDGLTIGIPSFFLALMANRRRYRPGFLRRSLSFSIPAGLVVAASLLGLNLYAGSLGAAGAAPESLQSASVLTLAVIGLWILAVVSRPLDARKLAVLLGMCAGLVLLLNVPLAQDFFHLALPPADMLWAAVIAAVGGGLAVELLAWIDGRRFPR
- a CDS encoding cytochrome c oxidase assembly protein, which gives rise to MYAGLAALFLGLVAALLFSGAAAARSVSDPGAMVRWGLPVSKAVHNVSLATVIGGLLFAVGVLPRSFAGSRSKAPDAPEHPAFSRALAVAAAAGALWTLSAVAVLVMSYSDIAGQPISGDPEFTRSLVYFMTDIETGRAWLAVVIIAAVVTTALFGVRSMGGLAATLVLSLVGLVPSALIGHSASSADHEGAINSLGLHLVGVSAWVGGIITLALLSGVLGGTTAERAAGGRRDITEPTLRRFSALAGFAFIMVFASGVINASIRLTSWNNLLGSSYGQLILAKAAATLVLGGIGLMHRRWVIPQLGSHAGGLSARRVLWQLVVAELLIMGATSGIAVALGRSAPPQDPALLPAASPAFILSGYELPPELTPERWLTEWRPDWLWLTAAAFGLAAYILGLRKIRRRGDSWSWFRAVNWVIGLVLLSYVTSGPPAVYGRVMFSAHMVDHMALTMVVPIFLVLGAPITLALRALTPRRDSSRGPREWLLIFIHSKFSQLVTHPLFAAANFAGSIVLFYYSDAFGYAMRDHVGHELMNLHFALTGYIFVLTMLGTDPLPRRAPYPMRLLLLLATMGFHAFFGVAIMGGTGLLAADYFGNLGRAWGPSALLDQQMGGAVAWGIGEVPTLLVAIGVAVMWSRSDARESKRTDRAADRNNNADLTAYNDMFAKLAERDARLDERSSKLEGRS